From the Acidimicrobiia bacterium genome, the window GCCGACCCCGCTCGACTAGCGGAGGTGGCGGCAGTCGCGGAACTGGTGCTCACCGGCGGGGCCGAGGTTGATCTCACTGCCGCCCTGGCGCAGTTGCGCCGGGGCGGCGTGGCGGTCGTCACCGCCGAAGGCGGGCCCATCCTCAACGCAAACCTGGCGGCGGCGGATCTCATCGACGAGTGGGCCCTGTCGGTCGCCCCGCGGCTGGTGGGCGGGGATGCCGCTCGCGCCGTGACGGGCGCACCGCCGGTGGACCACCGTTACCGCCTGGAGCGCCTGCTGGAAGGCGACGACATCCTTCTGAGCCGATGGGTCCGCCAGCGCTGAGGCCGCCTAGCGACGCTTGGGTTCCGTGCGTTTGGACAGCATCGTCACCTCGCGCTCAAAGTCGCTGAGATCATCGAAGCCGAGGTAGACGCTGGCGAAGCGAACGGCGGCCACCGGGTCGACCTCCCGCAACTGCTCCAGCACCGCCTTACCCACCACGTCCGAGGGGATCTCGGGCCCACCCTCCAGCCGGAGGGCATCTTCGATCGTCGTGATCAGCGCATCGAGCGACCCGCCTCCATCCGCGTCGATCGGCCGCCCCTTGGCGGCCAAGCGGATTCCCATCGCCACCTTCTCTCGCTCGAAGGGCTCACGCTCGCCAGAGCGCTTCACCACCACCAACGACGATTCCTCCAGCCGTTCGAAGGTGGTGAAACGATGTTCGCACTGCACACAGGCTCGGCGCCTACGGATGGCCGACCCATCGTCGGCCTGCCGGGAGTCCACCACCTTGTCGTCGAAGGAACCACACCCGGGGCATCGCACCCCTTGCACGTTAGTGGGGTGCTGCCCTCAGGTGACCGGCAGCTCCAACTCCTGGCCGACCACGATCTGCTCGCCACCGTTGCGGGCCACGATCTCATCGATGGTGGCCCGTATATCGGCGGTGGGTGCCGCCGTGGCGGCAATCGACCAGAGCGTGTCACCGGTTTGGACCACCACGGTGCGAGCAGCCACCCCAGGCGTGCCAGTGGCCGCGCCCAGGGTGGGCGAAAGTTCGCCGGCGGCGGGAGAGGGGATACCGCCGGCGATCCTGGCCAGGGCAGTGATGGCCAGGAGAGTGAGCGCTACCACCACGGCGAGCGCCACCAGAGCGGCCCCCACCCGGCGGCGGCGGAAGGTGGCCTGGGCGGCGAGGCGAGCCGGGGCACGGCCGCCTTCGAGCACCCGAAGGGCCGGACGAGCAGGCGCTGCCGGACGATCCGGAAGGGCGGCGGGTTGGAAGGCAAGGGCGGAGGACATGGGGCTAAGTCTCCTCAGGGGGTGTGACAGGCCGGGATGGGCACTACGGGAACACTCGTTCGCTCCCCTTCACCATACCCCCGAACACCCGTTCGAAGTCAAGCGGCAAGATCGCACAGCCGTTCGACGAACGAGTGTTCTTGCCATCACCCGCCCTCGGTCGTAGGCTCCCGAACGTCCGTACGCTTCCGGAGGATCCCCACCATGGCTGATGTCACCCTCACTCCTCGCCAACGCGAGGTCCTCGAGGTCATCGAGAAGTTCCAGCGTGAGCGCGGCTTCCCGCCCTCGGTGCGTGAAATCGGTCTGGCGGTGGGCCTCACCTCCCCCTCCACCGTCCATGCGCACCTCTCTACGCTCCAAAAACTTGGCTTCCTTCGCCGCGACCCGTCTAAGCCGCGAGCCATCGAAGTGCGCTTCGATGCCACCTCCGGCGCACCGGTAGAACGCCGCCCGGTGCGCCACGTGCCCCTCGTGGGCGATGTGGCCGCCGGCACCGATGTGCTCGCTCAGGAGAACATCGAAGAGACCCTCCCCCTCCCGGCCGATTTCACCGGCGAAGGCGACCTGTTCATGCTGCGGGTGCGCGGCGATTCGATGGTGGACGCCGCCATCGTGGACGGGGACTACATCGTGTGTCATGCCCAGTCCACCGCCGACAACGGCGACATCGTGGTGGCGGGTATCCCCGGCGACGAAGCCACCGTGAAGACCTACACCCGCAAAGGTCGCAAAGTGATCCTCCTCCCCGCCAACGCCCGCCTCTCCCCCATGGAATTCGATGCCGACGAGGTCGCCGTGTTCGGCCGGGTCGTCACCGTCCTGCGCCGCCTCTAACCACCCCCGACTACCGCTATCGGCCTCACTGACTCACAATGGAGCCAATGACGGTCATTCGCCGCTGGGCGCTCTCGTTGCTGGCGGTTGGCCTGGGGGTGGCGTGGGCCGGTCCTTCGGCGCAGGCTGTATCCACCCCCGTCGATGATCCGATCTTCACCCAGGGCCTCCAGTGGGGTTTGGAGCAGATCCACGCACCGGGAGGGTGGGGCACCGCCACCGGCGAGGGCATCACCATCGCCATCATTGATTCGGGAGTCGACCTCACCCATGAGGACCTCCGCAGCAAACTGACCGCCCAGGCCAACTGCGTGGGTTCCAAGGGGGATTCTGCCCGGTGCACCGGATCAGCGCAGGACGATCACGGCCACGGCACTCACGTGGCCGGCATCGCCCTGGCCTCCACCAACAACGGCGTGGGGATGGCTGGGGTGGCCCCCAACGCCCAACTGATGGCCGTACGAGTCCTCTCCAACCAGTGCGAAGACACTACCCCCGCTTGTGACGCCACCGGCACCTCCGAGGACGTGTCGGCCGGGATTCGCTGGGCCACCGATCACGGCGCCGACATCATCAACCTCGCGCTCGGGGGCGGGGCGCAACAATCCGACTTGGGCTGCTCGTTCTGCGAGGCCATCGACTACGCCTGGAGCAAGGACGTCATCGTGGTGCTCGCGGCGGGCAACGACTCCGTCCTGCCAGAAACCTTCGCCTCCAAACCGGCGGTCATCGTGAGCGCCACCAATCGCGCCGATACCCCCGCGTCCTACTCCAGTGCTCGCCAGGAGTTCCTCCGCTCAGCCCGTTGGGCGGTGGCCGCTCCTGGTGGCGAGGGCGATGCTCCCGGGCCAACGGACTGTTCCACCGGCGGAAATCCCCAGGGCATCATCTCCACGTACTGGGTGCCAGAGGAATCCAACCGCTACGCCTGTCTGGCCGGTACCTCGATGGCCAGCGCCCACACTGCGGGCGCCCTCGCCGTACTCCTCAGCACCGGTCTCACCCCCGAGGCCGCCATCGGCCGCCTCCTGGCCACCGCCGACGATCTCGGAGCACCCGGCCGTGACGACGACTACGGCGTGGGCCGTATCAACCTCGCCGCCGCCGTAGATCCCGCCGTATCCGGCGTGGCTGACCCCGGCCCGAGGAGCCGGGAGGAGGCCGTGGCGTTCGTCGACACCTCCACCGGCGCCAACCACCTCACTACCGCGGAGATAAGGGCCATCCTGGCGATCCTGCTCGCCACCGCCGGCGCCACCGCGCTCGGGGCCTCGCAACTGGTCAAACGCCAACACTCCTGAGGTGGCACCGCCACCGCACGCGAGCCGGACGAAGCGGGTCTAGCCCACCAACGGGGTGGTCAAGACAGCCGCCAAGACCGCATAGGACCGCTCGAGCGAAGCCCGATCAACCCGCTCGTCGGCGCGGTGAGCCAGGACGGCATCACCCGGACCGAGGTTGCAGGCCGGGATGCCCGCCGCCGCAAACCGCGCCACGTCGGTCCACCCCAACTTGGCCTGTACCGCGAGGTGGTGGTCCTCCACCAGAGAACGCAGGACCGGGTGATCCAGACCGGGCAGGGCTCCCGCGGCCACCTCGATGAGGTCCACCTCGTCGCCGTCGTCCAGAACGGGGGCCAGCAGGGCCCGCACCTCCGCCTCGGCCTGCTCGGGGCTGCGATCGGGGGCGAACCGCCGGTTGATCACCACGACCGCCTCATCGGGGACCACGTTGCTGGCAACTCCCCCTGTCACCGACACGGCTTGCAGTGCCTCACGGAACTCGCACCCCTGAATCACCGGGGCCCGCTCCTCGAAGGCCTCCAC encodes:
- the nrdR gene encoding transcriptional repressor NrdR, translated to MRCPGCGSFDDKVVDSRQADDGSAIRRRRACVQCEHRFTTFERLEESSLVVVKRSGEREPFEREKVAMGIRLAAKGRPIDADGGGSLDALITTIEDALRLEGGPEIPSDVVGKAVLEQLREVDPVAAVRFASVYLGFDDLSDFEREVTMLSKRTEPKRR
- a CDS encoding LysM domain-containing protein encodes the protein MSSALAFQPAALPDRPAAPARPALRVLEGGRAPARLAAQATFRRRRVGAALVALAVVVALTLLAITALARIAGGIPSPAAGELSPTLGAATGTPGVAARTVVVQTGDTLWSIAATAAPTADIRATIDEIVARNGGEQIVVGQELELPVT
- the lexA gene encoding transcriptional repressor LexA, which gives rise to MADVTLTPRQREVLEVIEKFQRERGFPPSVREIGLAVGLTSPSTVHAHLSTLQKLGFLRRDPSKPRAIEVRFDATSGAPVERRPVRHVPLVGDVAAGTDVLAQENIEETLPLPADFTGEGDLFMLRVRGDSMVDAAIVDGDYIVCHAQSTADNGDIVVAGIPGDEATVKTYTRKGRKVILLPANARLSPMEFDADEVAVFGRVVTVLRRL